From one Tetragenococcus osmophilus genomic stretch:
- a CDS encoding MalY/PatB family protein — MKFDQAIDRKGTFCTQWDFVQDRFGVPGLLPFTISDTDFAVPDEVTKVLKERLEHPVFGYTRWNHNAFKNSVIYWYKYRLKTQISGEWIQYSPSVIYSISVLIQLMSSENSGIVLQTPAYDAFFKVIKENNRKVVENPLYYNGDRYDIDFADLEEKLAKSQNEILLLCSPHNPTGRVWTKKELESIVALCQKYSVFLIVDEIHMDVLRKGVKHYPIVSITQKNVASASSGTKTFNFPSLIFSYILLPDESLREKFQGVLKGRDGLSSASIMGMLATMTAYQKCENWVDELNDYLDQNISYVTEFLQNELPQIKVVDSQATYLMWLDVSALDFPMEQLQNALIHVGKVAIMDGKVYGGNGNHFLRLNVGCPRTKVIEGLKRLKQGIYSLNK; from the coding sequence TTGAAGTTTGATCAAGCCATTGACCGTAAAGGAACTTTTTGTACACAATGGGATTTTGTGCAAGATCGTTTCGGAGTTCCAGGACTACTTCCTTTTACAATTTCAGATACAGACTTCGCCGTACCGGATGAAGTAACAAAAGTGTTAAAAGAACGTTTGGAGCATCCTGTATTTGGTTATACTAGATGGAACCATAATGCTTTTAAAAATAGTGTTATCTATTGGTATAAATATCGCTTAAAAACGCAGATTTCGGGAGAGTGGATCCAATATAGTCCATCAGTTATTTACTCTATATCGGTATTAATTCAATTAATGTCTTCAGAAAATAGCGGTATTGTATTACAAACACCAGCTTATGACGCTTTTTTTAAAGTAATTAAAGAGAATAATCGGAAAGTAGTAGAAAACCCTTTGTACTACAATGGAGACCGGTATGATATTGACTTTGCTGACTTGGAAGAAAAATTAGCAAAATCGCAAAATGAAATACTATTATTATGTTCGCCTCATAATCCAACAGGGCGTGTGTGGACAAAGAAAGAACTGGAATCCATTGTAGCTTTGTGTCAAAAATATAGCGTTTTTCTGATCGTTGATGAGATCCATATGGATGTATTACGTAAGGGGGTAAAGCACTATCCTATAGTGAGTATTACACAAAAAAATGTAGCTTCAGCCAGTTCAGGAACAAAGACATTTAATTTCCCTAGTCTTATTTTTTCTTATATTTTACTTCCAGACGAAAGTTTACGTGAAAAATTTCAAGGAGTACTAAAAGGGCGGGATGGTCTTTCTTCTGCAAGCATCATGGGGATGCTTGCCACGATGACTGCCTATCAAAAATGTGAAAATTGGGTGGATGAACTAAATGATTACCTCGACCAAAATATCTCTTACGTAACTGAATTCTTACAAAACGAACTTCCCCAAATTAAAGTGGTAGATAGCCAAGCAACTTATTTGATGTGGTTAGACGTAAGTGCTCTTGATTTTCCAATGGAACAATTGCAAAACGCACTTATTCACGTTGGGAAAGTGGCTATCATGGACGGAAAAGTTTACGGCGGTAATGGAAATCATTTCTTACGGTTAAATGTAGGATGTCCACGAACAAAAGTAATCGAAGGATTAAAGCGATTAAAACAGGGAATATATTCGTTAAATAAATAG
- a CDS encoding hotdog fold thioesterase — protein MENTLMDALGMEIVSAEKESVVMTMPVDHRTRQPAQYLHGGASAALAETAASIGASANIDSNKETIFGIEINANHIKSKTDGTVTAKATPLHIGRKTMVWRINITDEKDQLICAARCTLGVVAK, from the coding sequence TTGGAAAATACATTAATGGACGCGCTTGGAATGGAAATTGTTTCCGCAGAAAAAGAAAGTGTAGTCATGACCATGCCAGTAGATCATCGCACCCGTCAGCCAGCTCAATATTTGCATGGCGGCGCCAGCGCTGCTCTGGCAGAAACAGCAGCAAGTATCGGCGCCTCCGCAAATATCGACTCTAACAAGGAGACTATTTTTGGCATAGAAATCAACGCGAATCATATCAAAAGCAAAACCGACGGAACCGTCACGGCCAAAGCAACGCCGCTCCACATTGGACGCAAGACCATGGTTTGGCGAATAAATATAACCGACGAAAAAGACCAACTTATTTGTGCCGCTAGATGTACGCTAGGAGTAGTTGCAAAATAA
- a CDS encoding MurR/RpiR family transcriptional regulator — translation MNTLQNKLLKKRPQLSELEKQVLDYILQNSSTVTTLTADLLAKELFISTATISRTAQRLGFKGFQELKYAIAQDNKELEEPEKALYSKQLSDLCHSIEYQLHETLERFKQIPLEEIIHCLKKAKVVELFGMGGSLANCIHAARKLTFLGKTANARIDWDELQITSKTLTPEDFAIIVSNSGETPSVIEYAINLQQQGVPTLAIIGTKNSSLEALTTYKIQAVVDMLYFDEVDLSSRVPFSAVLDILLIQFARTFDQG, via the coding sequence ATGAACACTTTACAAAATAAACTATTAAAAAAGCGCCCACAACTAAGTGAGCTAGAAAAACAAGTTTTGGATTATATTTTACAAAATTCAAGTACAGTAACTACATTAACAGCTGATTTATTAGCTAAAGAGCTTTTTATTTCTACGGCTACCATTTCTCGCACTGCTCAACGACTAGGATTTAAAGGCTTCCAAGAATTAAAATATGCTATAGCACAAGATAATAAAGAGTTAGAAGAACCCGAAAAAGCTCTATATTCAAAGCAATTATCTGATTTATGTCATTCAATTGAGTACCAATTACATGAAACGTTAGAAAGGTTCAAACAAATTCCTTTAGAAGAGATTATCCATTGCTTAAAAAAAGCAAAAGTAGTCGAATTATTTGGGATGGGTGGCAGTTTAGCTAATTGTATTCACGCTGCAAGAAAGCTTACGTTTTTAGGCAAAACGGCCAATGCTCGAATTGACTGGGATGAGCTTCAAATAACTTCAAAAACATTAACACCAGAGGACTTTGCAATTATAGTTAGTAATAGCGGAGAGACTCCAAGTGTCATCGAATACGCGATTAATTTACAACAACAAGGCGTACCTACATTAGCCATTATTGGGACAAAAAACAGTAGTTTAGAAGCATTAACTACTTATAAAATCCAAGCAGTCGTTGATATGCTTTATTTTGATGAAGTCGACCTCAGCTCTCGTGTTCCTTTTTCAGCGGTGTTAGATATTTTACTAATTCAGTTTGCAAGAACATTTGATCAAGGTTGA
- the malX gene encoding maltose/glucose-specific PTS transporter subunit IIBC: MKKKKFGLWEFFQGLGKTFMLPVALLAFMGIVLGVGSAFSSPAIIEQFPFLENQILQVVFRFLSTIGGFAFTYLPALFAIAIPLGLARKEKGAAAFSGFVGYVIMNLSINFYLDETNLLAETDNLQESGQGMVFGIQTLEMGVLGGIVAGVIVYYLHKRFYNIQLSDSFAFFSGVRFVPIITSLVMGIVGLIIPMIWPLFAMVITGIGSTIQHAGVFGPFLFGAGERLLLPFGLHHILVAMIRFTEAGGAAVINGNEVFGALNIFYAELQNNLPISPNVTAFLSQGKIPTFMFGLPAAAFAMYRTAKPENRSKVKGLLISGVIATFVTGITEPIEFLFLFISPLLWIFHVVMTGLGFLLMNLLGVTIGNTDGGVLDFLIFGVMQGVQTRWWIVLLVGICWFAIYYFVFKTIILKRDLATPGREKMVDETEYTDEEVNYSKQGSFDTKGILSALGGAENIENLDNCITRLRLVLDSGAKVDDEKLKSLGALGVVHLDEQNVQVIIGTKVTTVRNALEELI, encoded by the coding sequence ATGAAGAAGAAAAAGTTTGGACTTTGGGAATTTTTTCAAGGTTTAGGAAAAACGTTCATGCTGCCGGTGGCTTTACTAGCTTTTATGGGAATTGTTTTAGGTGTTGGAAGTGCTTTTTCTTCACCAGCCATTATTGAACAGTTTCCATTTCTAGAAAATCAAATATTACAAGTGGTTTTCCGATTTTTGTCCACTATCGGAGGATTTGCATTTACATATTTACCAGCTCTTTTTGCCATTGCAATTCCGCTAGGTCTGGCTAGAAAGGAAAAAGGAGCAGCAGCTTTTTCTGGTTTTGTTGGCTATGTCATTATGAATTTATCTATTAATTTTTATTTAGATGAAACAAACCTTTTGGCCGAAACAGATAATTTACAAGAGTCTGGGCAAGGCATGGTCTTTGGTATTCAGACATTAGAAATGGGTGTTCTGGGTGGAATTGTTGCGGGTGTAATTGTTTATTATCTTCATAAGCGATTTTATAATATTCAGCTTTCCGATAGTTTCGCGTTTTTTTCAGGTGTGCGTTTTGTACCTATTATTACTTCACTTGTGATGGGCATTGTCGGCTTAATTATTCCAATGATCTGGCCGCTATTTGCCATGGTTATTACTGGCATTGGTAGCACGATCCAACATGCTGGTGTTTTTGGTCCTTTCTTGTTTGGTGCAGGTGAAAGACTTTTATTACCATTTGGTTTGCATCATATTCTAGTAGCAATGATTCGCTTCACTGAGGCTGGAGGCGCAGCTGTTATTAACGGCAATGAAGTTTTTGGTGCGTTAAATATTTTCTATGCAGAACTGCAAAATAATTTACCAATTTCTCCTAATGTAACGGCCTTTTTATCTCAAGGAAAAATTCCAACCTTTATGTTCGGTTTACCTGCTGCAGCTTTTGCTATGTATCGTACTGCTAAACCTGAGAATCGTTCAAAAGTCAAAGGCTTGCTGATTTCTGGAGTCATTGCGACTTTTGTCACAGGGATTACTGAACCTATCGAGTTTTTATTCTTATTTATTAGTCCGCTATTGTGGATTTTCCACGTAGTTATGACAGGCTTAGGCTTTTTGCTTATGAATTTATTAGGAGTGACAATTGGGAATACGGATGGTGGCGTATTGGATTTCCTGATTTTTGGTGTAATGCAAGGTGTACAAACAAGGTGGTGGATTGTACTTCTTGTAGGAATTTGTTGGTTTGCGATTTATTATTTTGTATTTAAGACAATTATTTTAAAGAGAGATTTAGCGACACCTGGTCGTGAAAAAATGGTCGATGAAACTGAGTACACTGATGAAGAAGTGAATTATAGCAAACAAGGTAGTTTTGATACTAAAGGAATTTTATCTGCTCTAGGTGGAGCGGAAAATATAGAAAATTTGGACAATTGTATTACTAGACTACGCCTAGTATTAGATTCTGGTGCTAAAGTAGATGACGAAAAATTAAAGTCACTTGGTGCATTAGGTGTTGTCCATTTAGATGAGCAAAATGTTCAAGTGATTATAGGTACCAAGGTAACTACTGTACGTAATGCTTTGGAAGAATTAATTTAA
- the menB gene encoding 1,4-dihydroxy-2-naphthoyl-CoA synthase has translation MEVTWEKVTDYEEITYEKYNGVAKVTMNRPEKRNAFTPLTVNEMIDAFADARDDSSVGVIILTGAGEKAFSSGGDQTVRGNGGYVGKDQVPRLNVLDLQRLIRNIPKPVIAMVAGYAIGGGHVLHVVCDLTIAADNAIFGQTGPKVGSFDSGYGAGLLAEMIGQKRAREMWYLCRQYDAKEAYDMGLVNKVVPLDQLEAETLQWCREILEKSPTALRFLKASFNAATDGLAGLQQMGGNETLLYYTTDEAKEGRDAFKEKRKPDFDQFPRFP, from the coding sequence ATGGAAGTCACTTGGGAAAAAGTAACGGACTATGAGGAAATTACTTATGAAAAATATAATGGCGTGGCTAAGGTTACGATGAATCGTCCAGAAAAACGTAACGCATTCACGCCATTGACAGTAAATGAAATGATCGATGCATTTGCAGATGCTAGAGATGACTCATCTGTTGGTGTGATTATTTTGACTGGAGCTGGAGAAAAAGCCTTTAGTTCTGGTGGTGATCAAACTGTTCGAGGAAACGGTGGTTACGTCGGTAAAGACCAAGTACCACGTCTAAATGTCTTAGACTTACAACGATTGATTCGTAATATTCCTAAGCCAGTGATTGCGATGGTCGCAGGTTATGCGATTGGAGGCGGTCATGTATTACATGTCGTTTGTGATCTAACGATTGCCGCTGATAATGCCATTTTTGGTCAAACGGGGCCGAAAGTCGGTAGTTTTGACTCTGGTTATGGCGCTGGTTTATTGGCAGAAATGATCGGACAAAAACGTGCACGCGAAATGTGGTATTTATGTCGTCAATATGATGCAAAAGAAGCTTATGATATGGGATTAGTAAATAAAGTAGTGCCATTGGATCAATTAGAAGCAGAAACCTTGCAATGGTGTCGTGAAATTTTGGAAAAATCACCAACCGCACTACGCTTTTTGAAAGCATCATTTAACGCTGCTACAGATGGATTGGCTGGTCTACAACAAATGGGCGGCAATGAAACCCTCTTATATTATACGACCGATGAAGCCAAAGAAGGTCGTGACGCTTTTAAGGAAAAAAGAAAGCCTGACTTTGATCAGTTCCCACGTTTTCCTTAA